A section of the Falco biarmicus isolate bFalBia1 chromosome 3, bFalBia1.pri, whole genome shotgun sequence genome encodes:
- the IL7 gene encoding interleukin-7 isoform X1 translates to MFHAVFRSIFWVLPLLLVLSPVNSSSCAMGNKNGIRAKYENILSHDINELVNMSAEYRDRCCKNKNHENSKVFFCNDTQEIESLQSMACNMLRFFHKQKISKDFRWKAALVSCGTLQLLQCKCERLKKEKVCTQVNTQNKEDTGTSEQPKKKCNQELCELKENISSLRSCWNKFEKIFSR, encoded by the exons CTGTTTTTAGATCTATCTTCTGGGTTCTGCCACTGCTCCTTGTTCTATCTCCAGTGAATTCATCTAGTTGTgcaatgggaaataaaaatggaatcCGTGCGAAGTATGAGAATATACTAAGCCATGACATCAATGAGCTG GTAAATATGTCTGCAGAGTATCGTGACAGGTGCTGCAAGAATAAAAACCATGAAAATAGCAAAGTGTTTTTCTGCAATGATACTCAG GAAATAGAATCACTACAGAGTATGGCATGCAACATGCTCAGATTCTTtcataaacaaaaaatcagCAAAGACTTTAGATGGAAAGCAGCATTAGTCTCATGTGGGACATTACAGCTTCTACAGTGCAAATGTGAAagacttaaaaaagaaaag GTTTGCACGCAGgtaaatacacaaaataaagaagATACAGGAACAAGTGAACAGCCCAAAAAGAAATGTAACCAAGAACTTTgtgaactgaaagaaaatatatctaGCCTTCGATCCTGCTggaataaatttgaaaaaatattttccaggtgA
- the IL7 gene encoding interleukin-7 isoform X3 gives MFHAVFRSIFWVLPLLLVLSPVNSSSCAMGNKNGIRAKYENILSHDINELEIESLQSMACNMLRFFHKQKISKDFRWKAALVSCGTLQLLQCKCERLKKEKVCTQVNTQNKEDTGTSEQPKKKCNQELCELKENISSLRSCWNKFEKIFSR, from the exons CTGTTTTTAGATCTATCTTCTGGGTTCTGCCACTGCTCCTTGTTCTATCTCCAGTGAATTCATCTAGTTGTgcaatgggaaataaaaatggaatcCGTGCGAAGTATGAGAATATACTAAGCCATGACATCAATGAGCTG GAAATAGAATCACTACAGAGTATGGCATGCAACATGCTCAGATTCTTtcataaacaaaaaatcagCAAAGACTTTAGATGGAAAGCAGCATTAGTCTCATGTGGGACATTACAGCTTCTACAGTGCAAATGTGAAagacttaaaaaagaaaag GTTTGCACGCAGgtaaatacacaaaataaagaagATACAGGAACAAGTGAACAGCCCAAAAAGAAATGTAACCAAGAACTTTgtgaactgaaagaaaatatatctaGCCTTCGATCCTGCTggaataaatttgaaaaaatattttccaggtgA
- the IL7 gene encoding interleukin-7 isoform X2: MGNKNGIRAKYENILSHDINELVNMSAEYRDRCCKNKNHENSKVFFCNDTQEIESLQSMACNMLRFFHKQKISKDFRWKAALVSCGTLQLLQCKCERLKKEKVCTQVNTQNKEDTGTSEQPKKKCNQELCELKENISSLRSCWNKFEKIFSR; encoded by the exons atgggaaataaaaatggaatcCGTGCGAAGTATGAGAATATACTAAGCCATGACATCAATGAGCTG GTAAATATGTCTGCAGAGTATCGTGACAGGTGCTGCAAGAATAAAAACCATGAAAATAGCAAAGTGTTTTTCTGCAATGATACTCAG GAAATAGAATCACTACAGAGTATGGCATGCAACATGCTCAGATTCTTtcataaacaaaaaatcagCAAAGACTTTAGATGGAAAGCAGCATTAGTCTCATGTGGGACATTACAGCTTCTACAGTGCAAATGTGAAagacttaaaaaagaaaag GTTTGCACGCAGgtaaatacacaaaataaagaagATACAGGAACAAGTGAACAGCCCAAAAAGAAATGTAACCAAGAACTTTgtgaactgaaagaaaatatatctaGCCTTCGATCCTGCTggaataaatttgaaaaaatattttccaggtgA
- the ZC2HC1A gene encoding zinc finger C2HC domain-containing protein 1A isoform X2 — MEGLEGELTVQTGDLLPCRICGRTFFPAALKKHGPICQKTSAKKRKTFDSSRQRAEGTDIPTVKPLKPRPEPPKKPSNWRRKHEEFIATIRAAKGLNLKDGGKLPPPPPPSYDPDYIQCPYCQRRFNENAADRHINFCKEQAARITNKGKLAADTKGKLPARTQYKPAAVKKMPSGGSAPAAASSRLPQPSSVSKTVVGASSSKALSSPGSSGSRIQTLSPAHKNSLGTVSPQAGGTAKTRTSTVPSVARTMSTGALTNKRKASNSDSYSRSDGRIGSDSGDYPSSVNGGSSKSSEGNSPVQLSKFCHECGTRYPVEWAKFCCECGIRRMVV; from the exons gtgagcTTACAGTGCAAACTGGAGATCTGTTGCCATGTAGGATTTGTGGAAGGACTTTCTTTCCAGCAGCACTG aAAAAGCATGGGCCCATTTGCCAAAAAACTTCTgccaagaaaaggaagacatttgATTCCAGCCGACAGAGAGCAGAAGGAACTGATATCCCCACAGTAAAACCTCTTAAGCCACGG CCAGAACCACCCAAAAAACCTTCCAACTGGAGACGGAAGCATGAGGAATTTATAGCAACTATACGAGCAGCCAAAGGACTTAATCTTAAAGATGGTGGAAAACTCCCTCCACCGCCTCCGCCATCATATGACCCTG atTACATTCAGTGTCCATATTGTCAGAGGAGATTTAATGAAAATGCAGCTGACAGACACATCAATTTCTGTAAGGAACAAGCAGCACGTATTACTAATAAGGGGAAATTGGCAGCTGATACCAAAGGGAAACTTCCTGCTCGAACACAG TACAAACCTGCTGCAGTTAAGAAGATGCCTTCTGGAGgatcagcaccagcagcagcatcatCACGCTTGCCACAGCCAAGCAGCGTTAGCAAAACTGTTGTAG GTGCCTCTTCAAGTAAAGCACTATCTTCACCTGGATCCAGTGGGAGCAGAATTCAGACATTATCACCAGCTCATAAAAACTCATTAGGAACCGTGAGCCCACAAGCAGG aGGCACAGCAAAAACACGGACATCGACCGTTCCTAGTGTGGCAAGAACCATGAGCACGGGTGCTCTaaccaacaaaagaaaagctagcAATTCAGACAGTTATTCAAG GTCTGATGGTAGAATTGGGTCTGACAGCGGAGACTACCCATCCTCAGTCAATGGAGGAAGTTCAAAAAGCAGCGAAGGAAATTCACCTGTACAGTTGTCAAAGTTCTGCCATGAATGTGGAACAAGGTATCCAGTGGAATGGGCAAAGTTTTGCTGTGAGTGTGGAATTCGAAGAATGGTTGTCTGA
- the ZC2HC1A gene encoding zinc finger C2HC domain-containing protein 1A isoform X1, producing the protein MEGLEGELTVQTGDLLPCRICGRTFFPAALKKHGPICQKTSAKKRKTFDSSRQRAEGTDIPTVKPLKPRPEPPKKPSNWRRKHEEFIATIRAAKGLNLKDGGKLPPPPPPSYDPDYIQCPYCQRRFNENAADRHINFCKEQAARITNKGKLAADTKGKLPARTQYKPAAVKKMPSGGSAPAAASSRLPQPSSVSKTVVGASSSKALSSPGSSGSRIQTLSPAHKNSLGTVSPQAGSKMDKLGPPLRTGRDVQRFYDTDTKTDSTIKRPNELVPIKKGTAKTRTSTVPSVARTMSTGALTNKRKASNSDSYSRSDGRIGSDSGDYPSSVNGGSSKSSEGNSPVQLSKFCHECGTRYPVEWAKFCCECGIRRMVV; encoded by the exons gtgagcTTACAGTGCAAACTGGAGATCTGTTGCCATGTAGGATTTGTGGAAGGACTTTCTTTCCAGCAGCACTG aAAAAGCATGGGCCCATTTGCCAAAAAACTTCTgccaagaaaaggaagacatttgATTCCAGCCGACAGAGAGCAGAAGGAACTGATATCCCCACAGTAAAACCTCTTAAGCCACGG CCAGAACCACCCAAAAAACCTTCCAACTGGAGACGGAAGCATGAGGAATTTATAGCAACTATACGAGCAGCCAAAGGACTTAATCTTAAAGATGGTGGAAAACTCCCTCCACCGCCTCCGCCATCATATGACCCTG atTACATTCAGTGTCCATATTGTCAGAGGAGATTTAATGAAAATGCAGCTGACAGACACATCAATTTCTGTAAGGAACAAGCAGCACGTATTACTAATAAGGGGAAATTGGCAGCTGATACCAAAGGGAAACTTCCTGCTCGAACACAG TACAAACCTGCTGCAGTTAAGAAGATGCCTTCTGGAGgatcagcaccagcagcagcatcatCACGCTTGCCACAGCCAAGCAGCGTTAGCAAAACTGTTGTAG GTGCCTCTTCAAGTAAAGCACTATCTTCACCTGGATCCAGTGGGAGCAGAATTCAGACATTATCACCAGCTCATAAAAACTCATTAGGAACCGTGAGCCCACAAGCAGG TAGTAAGATGGACAAGTTAGGCCCACCACTGCGAACTGGAAGAGATGTGCAAAGGTTTTATGACACTGATACAAAAACAGACAGTACCATCAAAAGACCAAATGAATTGGTGCCTATAAAGAA aGGCACAGCAAAAACACGGACATCGACCGTTCCTAGTGTGGCAAGAACCATGAGCACGGGTGCTCTaaccaacaaaagaaaagctagcAATTCAGACAGTTATTCAAG GTCTGATGGTAGAATTGGGTCTGACAGCGGAGACTACCCATCCTCAGTCAATGGAGGAAGTTCAAAAAGCAGCGAAGGAAATTCACCTGTACAGTTGTCAAAGTTCTGCCATGAATGTGGAACAAGGTATCCAGTGGAATGGGCAAAGTTTTGCTGTGAGTGTGGAATTCGAAGAATGGTTGTCTGA